A region of Streptomyces sp. NBC_01267 DNA encodes the following proteins:
- a CDS encoding LGFP repeat-containing protein codes for MAVLLLMAVVTALSGRPAWARDANPVPGPLGNRAPAAVFCDVPADRDIAVTRKVYEVGQRMNVSDKVMLAGFETGWVESHMNNLNCGDRDSLGVFQQRPSQGWGTAEQILDVDYAAGKFFEVAQQMEPGMEGSTAGQLAQAVQRSAYPDRYDEAEGTARQQRDEAFQPYGTIGAKYADLGGPGGILGPPIRAEADASLGGRFQQFQNGIILWHPDVAYAVHGDILTEFWATDAERSWGFPTMDEADAAQAPDGTRGRYQFFEHGLFLWSPQTGAHIVHGAIYDAFHAAGHEGALGYPVADEVDEGNGRAQQFQKVTIHWNADRGTWITDN; via the coding sequence ATGGCTGTGCTGTTGCTCATGGCGGTCGTGACCGCGCTGAGCGGTCGGCCCGCGTGGGCGCGGGACGCGAACCCCGTGCCCGGACCTCTCGGGAACCGGGCGCCCGCCGCGGTGTTCTGCGACGTCCCGGCCGACCGGGACATCGCCGTCACGCGCAAGGTCTACGAGGTGGGCCAGCGCATGAACGTCTCCGACAAGGTGATGCTGGCCGGCTTCGAGACGGGCTGGGTCGAGTCCCACATGAACAACCTGAACTGCGGGGACCGGGACTCACTCGGTGTCTTCCAGCAGCGGCCCTCACAGGGCTGGGGCACGGCTGAACAGATCCTCGACGTCGACTACGCGGCGGGCAAGTTCTTCGAAGTGGCCCAGCAGATGGAGCCCGGCATGGAGGGCAGTACCGCCGGGCAGCTCGCCCAGGCCGTGCAGCGCTCCGCCTACCCGGACCGGTACGACGAGGCGGAGGGCACCGCCCGGCAGCAGCGGGACGAGGCGTTCCAGCCGTACGGCACGATCGGGGCGAAGTACGCCGACCTGGGCGGCCCCGGTGGCATCCTCGGGCCGCCGATCCGCGCCGAGGCGGACGCCTCCCTCGGCGGGCGCTTCCAGCAGTTCCAGAACGGCATCATCCTCTGGCACCCGGACGTGGCCTACGCGGTCCACGGGGACATCCTGACCGAGTTCTGGGCGACGGACGCGGAGCGCAGCTGGGGCTTCCCGACGATGGACGAGGCGGACGCCGCACAGGCGCCCGACGGTACCCGGGGCCGCTACCAGTTCTTCGAACACGGCCTGTTCCTGTGGTCGCCGCAGACCGGTGCGCACATCGTCCACGGCGCGATCTACGACGCGTTCCACGCCGCGGGCCACGAGGGCGCTCTCGGCTACCCCGTCGCCGACGAGGTGGACGAGGGCAACGGCAGGGCCCAGCAGTTCCAGAAGGTCACGATCCACTGGAACGCCGACCGGGGCACCTGGATCACCGACAACTGA
- a CDS encoding DUF4185 domain-containing protein produces MSVEPRPQDQPLTRRLTLKAGVGLVLGAGLAAAPLPAAAATGSTPKPRTGPRVLASGASLCDQPGDSASAQGLGSGDLAIPYYREHDGSWGYVFGDSWTGIQQTGDYMGSPIMLNQDGFDASGQTPISFTWAMPSGGGARQLFDYTPQQDNGHGWEFSRIPNDCVEFGGRTYLQYTSVNTWTPGAGRDGSLMSGVAYSDDYGVTWTDYPYHWAGDEQGTNQSMYGMWSFAGIDPDGWLYVFSKRWNGSHRNTADGGAIQLFRIQPSDFRDGNFGAQQNWAYVGNSWQWTTDAAPSAILTGNNIGEFSVKRIGSTYCMSYFDVDDYSICTRTASRPDAVWSAPTPQIVGNNTVPPSHWGRPQVPTLYGGYIHPGSASATSLTLIVSQWNGQKGSPPYWALQFDGVNP; encoded by the coding sequence ATGTCCGTCGAACCGAGACCGCAGGACCAACCGCTCACCCGCCGACTGACACTCAAGGCGGGTGTGGGGCTCGTTCTCGGGGCGGGGCTGGCCGCCGCCCCCTTGCCCGCCGCTGCGGCGACCGGGAGCACGCCGAAACCGCGTACCGGCCCGCGCGTCCTCGCAAGCGGCGCCTCCCTGTGCGACCAGCCCGGTGACTCGGCGAGCGCCCAGGGCCTGGGCTCCGGCGACCTCGCGATCCCCTACTACCGGGAGCACGACGGCTCGTGGGGCTATGTCTTCGGCGACTCGTGGACCGGCATTCAGCAGACCGGCGACTACATGGGCTCGCCGATCATGCTGAACCAGGATGGTTTCGACGCCTCGGGACAGACCCCGATCTCGTTCACCTGGGCGATGCCCAGCGGCGGAGGGGCACGGCAGCTCTTCGACTACACCCCTCAGCAGGACAACGGCCACGGCTGGGAATTCAGCCGCATCCCCAACGACTGCGTGGAGTTCGGCGGCCGTACCTACCTCCAGTACACGTCCGTGAACACCTGGACCCCCGGTGCCGGCCGTGACGGTTCCCTGATGTCCGGCGTCGCCTACTCCGACGACTACGGGGTCACCTGGACCGACTACCCGTACCACTGGGCCGGTGACGAGCAGGGAACCAACCAGTCCATGTACGGCATGTGGTCGTTCGCGGGCATCGACCCCGACGGCTGGCTGTACGTCTTCTCCAAGCGCTGGAACGGCAGCCACCGCAACACCGCCGACGGCGGTGCGATCCAGCTGTTCCGTATCCAGCCGAGCGACTTCCGCGACGGAAATTTCGGAGCACAGCAGAACTGGGCGTACGTGGGCAACAGTTGGCAGTGGACCACGGATGCGGCGCCCTCGGCGATCCTCACCGGCAACAACATCGGTGAGTTCTCCGTGAAACGGATCGGATCCACGTACTGCATGAGCTACTTCGACGTGGACGACTACTCGATCTGCACCCGCACCGCGTCCCGCCCCGACGCGGTGTGGTCCGCGCCCACCCCGCAGATCGTCGGCAACAACACGGTCCCGCCCAGCCATTGGGGCAGGCCTCAGGTGCCCACCCTGTACGGCGGCTACATCCACCCCGGCAGCGCGAGCGCCACCTCCCTGACGCTGATCGTCTCCCAGTGGAACGGCCAGAAGGGCTCCCCTCCGTACTGGGCGCTCCAGTTCGACGGGGTGAACCCGTGA
- a CDS encoding serine/threonine-protein kinase gives MDVLPRGFRLGDWEVVELIGTGGWSTVYAGRPAHAGTGDQDTGPGAEPVALKVLPTAGLTPRQAREVAEAAGRELELGRRASHPRLIRLLDSLVLTEPEHPSLDGAIVLVMERADCSLRDLLATGTSEAEGARIIGEVCEGLAYLHRGGWVHGDLKPDNVLVGPDGSARLSDFGLATELTGTHGYAPPMGTLDYLPPERWKSRLGVDGVRVRPSADVWALGIVIHEVFASGASPFPGATPAARSAAAQEYADGRAPLRMDNAVPPFWRALAADCLAPTHAARTVHTAESLLTRITAWRAAGTEAAGTEAAGSSGSSGNSARSFAGPGVADRPAARSTARGRGRIRGALVVVAVCAPVWACAVRDDAAGRLAGSGRPVGRLRVFNAEERCQDRTDRRLVCSLGLAIDPLRHYTPDNVVPVRVWDGDILAVDCQLSDGTIIVDEEGTPSTHWYRVRLPSGSARSTAWLPAVRTRDRPAVPRCLSPTAHRQSEAPTA, from the coding sequence ATGGACGTGCTGCCGCGCGGTTTCCGGCTCGGTGACTGGGAGGTCGTCGAGCTGATCGGGACGGGCGGCTGGTCCACGGTCTACGCGGGCCGGCCCGCCCACGCCGGCACGGGCGATCAGGACACCGGTCCGGGCGCGGAACCCGTCGCGCTCAAGGTGCTGCCGACCGCCGGGCTCACACCGCGCCAGGCCCGCGAGGTGGCCGAGGCGGCCGGCCGTGAGCTCGAACTCGGCCGCCGGGCCAGCCATCCCCGGCTGATCCGCCTGCTGGACTCCCTCGTACTCACCGAACCGGAACACCCTTCCCTGGACGGCGCGATCGTGCTCGTCATGGAGCGCGCCGACTGCAGTCTGCGGGATCTGCTCGCGACCGGAACGAGCGAGGCGGAGGGCGCGCGGATCATCGGCGAGGTCTGCGAGGGTCTCGCCTATCTGCACCGCGGCGGCTGGGTGCACGGGGACCTCAAACCGGACAACGTGCTGGTGGGACCGGACGGTTCGGCCAGACTCTCGGACTTCGGGCTCGCCACGGAGCTGACCGGCACCCACGGGTACGCGCCTCCGATGGGCACGCTCGACTACCTTCCGCCGGAGCGGTGGAAGAGCCGGCTCGGCGTAGACGGTGTGCGGGTCCGGCCGAGCGCCGACGTGTGGGCCCTGGGCATCGTGATCCACGAGGTGTTCGCGTCCGGCGCCTCGCCGTTTCCCGGTGCCACTCCGGCGGCGCGCAGTGCCGCGGCACAGGAGTACGCGGACGGGCGCGCCCCGTTACGCATGGACAACGCGGTGCCGCCGTTCTGGCGTGCGCTGGCCGCCGACTGTCTGGCCCCGACGCACGCCGCCCGTACGGTGCACACCGCCGAGAGCCTGCTGACGCGCATCACCGCATGGCGGGCCGCTGGGACGGAGGCCGCCGGAACAGAGGCCGCTGGGAGTTCCGGGAGTTCGGGGAACTCAGCGCGGTCCTTCGCCGGTCCCGGCGTCGCCGACCGTCCCGCCGCACGTTCGACGGCCCGTGGACGAGGACGCATCCGCGGAGCGCTCGTGGTGGTCGCGGTGTGTGCGCCGGTCTGGGCCTGCGCGGTGCGTGACGATGCGGCCGGCCGGCTCGCCGGATCCGGCCGGCCCGTCGGCCGGCTCCGGGTGTTCAACGCCGAGGAGCGCTGCCAGGACCGAACGGACCGGCGCCTCGTGTGCAGTCTCGGCCTTGCGATCGATCCCTTGCGGCACTACACCCCCGACAACGTCGTACCGGTACGGGTGTGGGACGGCGACATCCTCGCTGTCGACTGCCAACTGTCCGACGGGACGATCATCGTCGACGAGGAGGGCACGCCGTCGACCCACTGGTACCGGGTACGTCTCCCGTCGGGTTCCGCACGCTCCACGGCGTGGCTGCCCGCCGTACGCACCAGGGACCGGCCGGCGGTTCCCCGGTGCCTGAGTCCCACGGCTCACCGGCAGTCGGAGGCTCCCACTGCCTGA
- a CDS encoding serine/threonine protein kinase has translation MSGIVIHLPRGSGDVGGRPGDAVTLRLGPGEVARFGRGSATVPVELRLVDAAISRLAGEIRVTDDHWQLSNYSATHSYLVENPEGAGEYLRVPPRRAGAPIPFEFSRVVLPALRDTTVAFHVFAPDHVYLDPDGTGDPSGSRTVMAYSLDESAAYFLVLVALCEPRLRDESPVAVPTTPQIVERLRDHAACARLTARAVSSHIDYLAEEKLRISAPAEDDPGKGARRNGKRETIVGVTLRFGLVREEHLALLPPRSGTAVGKRPKAE, from the coding sequence ATGAGCGGCATTGTGATTCATCTTCCGCGGGGGAGCGGTGATGTCGGAGGGCGGCCGGGTGACGCGGTGACGTTGCGGCTCGGGCCGGGGGAAGTTGCGCGGTTCGGGCGGGGATCGGCGACGGTCCCGGTCGAACTCCGTCTCGTCGACGCGGCGATCTCCCGGCTGGCCGGTGAGATCCGGGTGACCGACGACCACTGGCAGTTGAGCAACTACAGCGCGACCCACAGCTATCTGGTGGAGAACCCGGAGGGTGCGGGTGAGTACCTGAGGGTGCCGCCTCGACGGGCCGGGGCGCCCATCCCGTTCGAGTTCTCCCGGGTCGTCCTGCCGGCCCTCCGCGACACCACGGTCGCCTTCCACGTGTTCGCCCCCGACCATGTCTACCTCGACCCCGACGGCACCGGTGATCCGAGTGGAAGCCGTACGGTCATGGCGTACTCGCTGGACGAGTCGGCCGCCTACTTCCTGGTACTCGTCGCGCTGTGCGAACCACGGCTGCGGGACGAATCACCGGTCGCGGTGCCGACCACCCCCCAGATCGTCGAGCGGCTCAGGGACCACGCCGCCTGTGCCCGGCTGACCGCCCGTGCGGTCAGTTCGCACATCGACTATCTCGCCGAGGAGAAGTTACGGATCAGCGCCCCGGCCGAGGACGATCCGGGTAAAGGGGCGCGCCGCAACGGCAAGCGGGAGACGATCGTCGGTGTCACGCTGCGGTTCGGGCTCGTGCGGGAGGAGCATCTCGCGCTTCTGCCGCCCCGGAGCGGGACGGCCGTGGGGAAGCGGCCGAAGGCGGAATGA
- a CDS encoding class I SAM-dependent methyltransferase, whose translation MSRWADLTGNASGEHYAARFAALARSGKNVHGEARFCAALVPVGARVLDAGCGTGRVMIRLAELGYDCVGVDLDASMLAVARKQSPGLPWFQLDLAEFEPTLLGIAGGFDLIVAAGNIFPLLAPGTETTVVEHLSAALCPGGLLVAGFGLDEAHLPVPPSLTLSDYDDWCSGAGLTLVDRFATWDADPYDGGGYAVSVHRR comes from the coding sequence ATGAGTCGCTGGGCGGATTTGACCGGGAATGCGTCCGGGGAGCACTATGCCGCACGATTCGCGGCCCTGGCCCGTAGTGGCAAGAACGTGCACGGTGAGGCGCGGTTCTGCGCAGCTCTCGTGCCTGTGGGGGCGCGGGTGCTGGACGCCGGGTGCGGTACCGGACGCGTCATGATCCGGCTCGCGGAACTCGGCTATGACTGTGTCGGGGTGGATCTTGACGCGTCGATGCTGGCAGTGGCGCGGAAGCAGTCGCCTGGCCTGCCCTGGTTCCAGCTCGATCTGGCCGAGTTCGAGCCGACCCTGCTCGGCATTGCAGGAGGCTTCGACCTTATCGTTGCTGCGGGCAATATCTTCCCGTTGCTCGCCCCCGGCACCGAGACCACGGTGGTTGAGCACCTGTCCGCGGCACTGTGTCCGGGCGGCCTGCTGGTCGCCGGCTTCGGTCTGGACGAAGCCCACCTGCCGGTGCCGCCCAGCCTCACGCTGTCGGACTACGACGACTGGTGCTCCGGGGCCGGCCTTACCCTCGTCGACCGGTTCGCCACCTGGGATGCCGACCCTTACGACGGCGGCGGTTATGCCGTCAGCGTCCACCGTCGGTGA
- a CDS encoding RICIN domain-containing protein, whose amino-acid sequence MNASAPSGVTLPKDNGSFKYKDPHNGTEYTINDGTLNVETPRKSGMFLDVGNTRNNGDSVILYQCGSTNTNQKFVVQRGYIKVKDTL is encoded by the coding sequence GTGAACGCCTCGGCGCCCTCCGGGGTGACCCTCCCGAAGGACAACGGCAGCTTCAAGTACAAAGATCCCCACAACGGGACCGAGTACACGATCAACGACGGCACTCTGAACGTCGAGACGCCCCGTAAATCCGGAATGTTTCTGGACGTCGGCAACACCCGCAACAACGGTGACAGCGTCATCCTCTACCAGTGCGGCTCCACCAATACCAACCAGAAGTTCGTAGTCCAGCGCGGCTACATCAAGGTCAAGGACACACTCTGA